The genomic stretch ttaggtcaaggttgactggtttgaccaagcttgagtcttggtcatagtttcgatgtttgacaatacatgtagacacatggacaatgcaggtgcagttgttcatatggggagattctgatcagggactgatcagtgtgaatgaagaagagtcaagtaggtatacttgactggaaggaacccctggtgagtgaagccaggtgaaagtcctagtgagtgaagctaggcagatggaaatcatggtgaatgaagtcaggtgaaagtcctagtgagtgaagctaggcagatggaaatcctggtgagtgaagccaggtgaaagtcctagtgagtgaagctaggaagatagaaatcctggtgagtgaagtcaggtgaaagtcctagtgagtgaagctaggcagattgaaaaccctagtgagtgaagctaggtgaaagtccaagtaggtcaagagagtgaccggatacttggcatgaaagaaaagtccaagtgggtcaaagggattgaccggacacttggtgagggagtcctagcaggtcaagggagtgaccagatgctaggcatgatggaccaacaggtcaaggttgatcggatgttggtttgagaggcttgggacttggttttgggcaaaaaaccaagagctggatcgatcagtggatcgatccaggcctttcctagcgaacagagagcctctgaatcgatcagtggatcgatccagaggtcccaatcgatcagccgatcgattgggacgctactgcttcgcacgataagcgctggatcgatccgtggatcgatccaggcatttttccatagcacagaggcgctctggatcgatccatgaatcgatccaaagcctccctaatcgattgggagtttttgaatcgatcgggatccgacccttgagtcgtatttgagccgcaggcgagcgttgtcttcgacacttcttcacagattcatttcagatcttcaccagctcctccacagctcttctcaagctcgagatcgccagttcttgaaggttcttggaggctcttccaagtcaagaggcggatcaaagcaagaagaagaaactagggttagggtttgtgcactcattgtaagcttgtaagcttgtatttctttactaccctttcttcttcttgtattgagtcttgtagggcttctccacccttggtagttaccataaaggagagttttatttagtggagggtgtgtgtgtaggtgtggatccttggactagtcacctcttgtgaggtggataccaagtaaaccaaccgtgttagcgttgtgtgatttgtttctgtattttccactgcacatcttcgaagaaacaagcaacgccgaacaccgagcacgcgacgagctattcaccccccctctagctacttttggtcctaacaggtttgatatgtttaggtgcattgattatgatagtatgatcatgttctttattccctactgagactgtatacttttgatctccatgttttatttgtagaccatgcactattttttctattacccgctgagttacctatactcaccaccgcatgtatacatttatgttttcaggtagcttgtagatggttggtgtcgctcggagtatcctgtctgtcgggtcctacgtcacatccgaagaccgcgcttgttttcttttgtatatctttttattatttttggcattgtatttatgtgtagccatgtggctatcttgtgGTTTTggtattgtatttgtgtttaagccgtgccggcatgcattgtatttatttggtttgtgtgggatttcctttgtttttccgctgtgttttagtacagccgtgtgagctgttttatatataactgcgtggttgtgattgtttcattccagccgagtgggctgttattataactgcgtggttgtgtatataaatattccagccgcatgtggctgatgtatattttgtttgtagtgatgcttcatattgtcaccggtacaggggagatgctgtcggatttttgtctggcagggactcctttgggggcgtgacataaatatttaattgaatttataacatgggtggatttagatcaataatgttaagcatcgtttgtgatccaagtctaaacctctaagaacaaataagttgaatttgggatcaataatgttaagttctgtttgcgattctaaatttaatttctaaaaaacacaataggttgttaggaaaggttcaggacttgtacaaattttttgtacaggagaaccggtacgatattccgagtaacaaccaacaacaTTATGACAACATATTCCTTCAATGGCCTCATTAAGTGCATAAGTTATGAAAGGAGTGCATACAAGTAATGAAAGATTCCTTAGACGATGACTATACGCCTCACAGGTTGTACATACTCCCTTACTCGACAATctttgacacccgacattccatGCCACCTCATGATTGTGAAGGTTATGAGATGTAGTATATAAAGGAGGGGTCCTCTCCATTGGCGAAGTATGTAATATTTTATACTCTGCTACACCCATGCATCCGCTATTCATCTCTCCATCCTTTCGATCGGGCAgcatactgacttgagcgtcaaatAGCCAACGTCAAGGACTCCTCCCCTGGTTTTTAGCGCTGACGTCTTTTATGCTCTCTTTGTGTTgtgcaaagaggaagaagaagccccTTTGTCTCTAATTCAAGGATCACTCCCTATCAACAACATAGCCACCTGCCTAGCGCGCTGTTTCCACTAGTTTCAGAAAGGATCACTACTGAAACAATCTAGCCACCAGAAAGTGTTTCCGACCATTGAGACTCGCCAGAACACCAACTATTGTCACCGGATATGTTGCTCCAGCAATTAGATTCACTTCCAGTTCAACAAGAGTTGCTTCCCACCACCGAAAGTGAGATTTTCACCCCTCCTCTGCCACCGAAAAACTGTTCCAATGAACAATATTTGCTTCTAGAACTTGAGGTGTTGCCAGACTCGCTCTAGGAAGTGAATTGTGAGGTTTTCAAGGGCTAGAAGCATTGTTCACTGGTCAATTTGTATTGTCGGATTGCTTTGGCCCTAGACATGAATCATACCTTGATCCCTCTCTCAGATCGCTTCATCTCCCACCTTTAGCTTGTACCGATGCGGAGATATGACTCATGAATTAGTAAAGTCGCCTTGAGGATAACTTCGTGTagatatgaatagaggcgagTCTTCAAAGCATCGCTGGTTGATTCCAATTCCACTCCAATTGATTCCAATGAAGGTTAGCCTTGCGAGACTAGCAAATGCTTTCTCTAAGATTCGATAATGAACTCGCAAGTATAATTAAGTtatcataaaattttattatagccACAACTCACACGTTGTATTCTTGTAAGTGTGTGGTACGTGTAATGTAataattagattttattattattgtttatgtcttccgctgtgcatgtttatgAAACTTATTTTAGTATGAATCCCATTAGGCTCCCTGACATAGTAAAGTTTAGATCTTTGAAAGAAATTTATGAATCAGATCAATTTACTCTCTTTATTACTAATCCCACAACTTTTGAAGAGGCAGTAacaaaaaaagaatgaaaaaaatgCAATGAAAGAAGAGTTATTGACAATCTATAAAAATGAAACACAAGAGATGATGAATCTACCTGAAGGCAAGAATGTGATTGGTCTCAAGTGggtgtttaaaataaaatatcatgccAATGGAACCATTCAGAAATATAAGGCTCAACTTGTTACAAAAGGTACTACAACAACAAGGTGTAGGATCATTGTgttagaggaggaggaggatgttgggatctagcgcacCAAAGACGCGGAAACGTAGCAGAAAAATTACTAGGTCCTCTTATCCTGcgaatccatgcgaagggaagaattattttctattcataatctatactaagctacatgataggattatacctttgttgtgtgcccttcgcaatcccgacaacaacCTCTTCTTAtttagatgcagatctcagcgcgttcaagcatCCGCGCcactacggtatccacacgaacaagccttgtctttgattgtctcacaaacaaagcaagatggagagggaaaacacacaaggttgtaatagcaacctatatgtgTGTCTCAGCCAAGAAAacggaaggaggaagaagaagatcaaggggacttttcaccttctcaagcaaagaaaatcttatgaaaaaatatcatccaaatgatatttataaccatctcatggtataccaagagtctccaccctttcatcttctaatcaccCTTTCATCtttaatccaatggctcaaaatcaaccattcaatccaatggttgaattttgaccattcaacttcctttgtgaactcaagttcacccaatgagtctaacccattgattcccatgcaattgaactcaatccaacaactggatccctttgagtctaactcaatgagtcaaattcggattacacttaatccattgattcatcacataaatccatctccatatcaacttgttcttagtgtgtgaccctataggctctcgtaacgttggcaatgtacccaaatcaacatttgcgatacataaacaataagtggcatctagcaaggcatcattgctacccaagtgacgagaaagtcgagatccgacctaacctgtccgtggctatcatcatgtatgacttggtccctctatccttgatatctagattgatcaatgaggcatagactgtgtcatcctcttatcaatctttgtgttttttgatctctaagtagacacacttatcaaataagctcaatatctcatattgactcatttacgcatggtcatgctttcttgtgtcctactaatcaaggggctcacagatattgcttccgtcatatggaagggatagatcccatctacatcactcacatccctccgcataattcattgcatacccagtgatcgactttatagtgcaccttgttacgggtgacatttgacgataccaaagtgtacaactccttatgtagggaactgtagtgacttcaggtctaaggactattcataccaatagttacatgagaatatttatggcactcatacgacgatccatgaaacattctcatggtcggtcattcagtatatattttctaatatatacccatgtgtcaacctgatatctcatatccatgacttgtgagatcaagtcatccgctgacctacatgctagtcttaatgcattaatattgtccttgtatattaatgctcgactatgaatagttaagagtagtgttctctacaatatctcactatgaattcaaccaattgatatattatagataagaacctactactcaaggacattattatatttattcaatcggcactgaactgcAATAAATACAATAACCAacttttgccttttattaataatgatatataatACAATATGAGCCCTTtaaaatcatctcataattggtactagggctaatactaatagaggagagggggtgaatagctctcatGACTTTCATATTTTTCACAAAATATAGAATGCATAGCGGAAATAAAGAAACATAATCGCAAACACaagtaattttacttggtttggaacctatgacgactcctactccaaagtccACACGTGAGAGTGCTCCCATTGGGTAATCACTATAGTTTAAgaaaaatctttacaaatagagtacagaaatgataattaaaagtattgaaataaaataaaGTTTACCAACAACTTGGAAAATTGGATCTTTGCATAGTCATTGCTAAAGTAGTGTTACGATATTGTAGAATCATCTTTTAAGAAACAGACATAAGAGAAGATCATTCTAGTTTGTTCTAAATCACTATTCTAAAGTGTTGGTCGAGACCTTCTTTTATAGccgagttgagcatgatcagatCCACTGATCCCAGGATCAAGTTTCACAACTTGACTTTTATCGGTCAACTgatccaccctgatcggtcgactgatccttctgTATCGACTCGTCTTTTAGTCCAGATGTTGCCACTTCAGATGAAATCTtcattcgatcgatcgatcccacCGTTCGATCCACTAATCCCACTATCCTCACTGGCTTATTTGGTCTGATCAACTCACTGTTTATCCACCATTTGCCCAACTGAACCTCCCTATTTGGTCGATTGATCCCTCGGTCAAAACCTCATCGCGAGTTGAAATCTAATCATTTttcttgggggttcggtcgattAATTCAGATGTTTGATTGACTGATCTAGGCAAAATCTctgggtttggtcgactgatcccaacaTTCGATAGACCGAACAAGGCAAAATGCTAACTTGCAAAATGTTAgtcttcctgcaaaacaaagttagaataaTAGACAAACAATATATAAAAAGTAACTTTGACAGCTTCTGGACTGTccgatcctgactttgagttttgttgaaactctaggtcagaccaATATCTACTGTTCCTTCTTCAAGGAACAcatcctcacttactcctctcagaagagataccttttgccagaccggtccttcGAACTGTCtaaacttttgctcagtgtctgaGACATCAGGACTTCATGCTAGACACCCGATCCCTGACCTGTCaagtcttccacctagtgtccatgacccccaggattttcacctaacgtcctcgactctaggatttcgctcaATGTCCTCAACTAGCTAAGACATTTTTCAGTCCCTTGGACTAGGACTTTGTTGTCTAACTGCAGCTATgacttttcacctgcctagtctcaactaagacttttctttgcctaagatcacttagaactttcctatacactcagttcaacttgttagacaacaagaaactttaactttaaactttttaccataatcaaaacttaggttcaatcatttggtgcttcctacaccaacacaAGGTATTGATTTTGAGGAAACATTTTCTCACATTACTAGATTTGAAACTGTGAAAATTATATTGGCTGCACAATTACATTGGAATGTTTATTAATTTGATggtaaatttatatttataaatggAGACTTGCAAGAAGAAGTTTATATGTATCAGCTAGAAGGTTTTATAATTGAAGGCAAAGAGATGAAGGTGTGTAAATTGAGAAAAACACTTTATAGGTTAAAACAAGGTCCACGGGTATGGTATAGCAAGATTGATGGCTATTTCTGGCAAAATGATTTTACGAGAAGCGAAACAAACTCACTCTTTATGTGAAGAACAAGGTAGAGATAATTATCTTATTGTGTGTCTTTATGTCAATGGTATAATATATATGAGCTCTTCTGATTCTCTACTGATCGATTTTAAATCTAATATGATGAAGAGATTTGAGATATAAGATATGAAAATATTGCATTATTTTCTTGGTCTTAAAGTGAAGCAAGGAGTTGACGGGATTTTTATCTCATAAAGAAAATATGCGACAGATCTACTTAAAAGGTTTAGTTTATTCAATTACAATCTAGCTACTACGCCCATAAATATAAATGAGAAGTTGCAACTGGAAGATGGTTCAGAGAAAGCTAatgtaaaaaatttcaaaaacttggttagaggtttaatttatttaactCATATTAAACCAGATATTACTTTCTATTAGTGTAATTTTCAGGTTTAtgcaaaatcctatgaagtatcATCTTGGAGTAACTAAAAGGATTTTATGCTATATTGCAAGAACCGTGGATTATGGAATTTGGTACACTAGAGTTTCAAAATTTGATCTTTGTGGATTCACTAGTAGTGATTGGGCAAGTTCAGTAGATGATCGAAAGAGCACATCACTAATACGTTTTTAATCTTGGATTAGGAGCAATTTCATGGAGTTTAAAGAAGCAAACTACTACAGTCTTATCCTCTTCAAAAGTAGAATATGCAGTAATAAATTTAGCAACATGGATTAGAAAACTACTTACAGATCTTCACTAATAATAAAAAGATGTGACTATTATTTTTTGTGGTAATAAGATGACGGTTGTaatgacaaaaaaaattatattttgcaTGTGATGACTAAAGATATTGATATTCGTCTACATTTCATTTAAGACTTGGTTGTAAATTATGAAATTATGTTGGAGCATTACAACACGTATGAACAAATGCCAGATATTTTGATGAAGTCATTTTCAAGAgataagtttatttattttagatcATGTTTTagtattgataattttaaatcaaAAGAGAGTGTTgatgaaataatttaaaattaataattgaattAGTGAGATGGAGTGGTGATTAATAGTAGAAATGGTTAAAGGAAAAAGTTCTATGCTGAAAGTATTTGTATTAAATGAGTTAGTGGGATAGAGTAGGAAGCCAGTGGTTTGAATGAGTTAGGTGAATATATAGTTTATAAATAGCTTATATAGTAAAAAAAAGATTATTTTATTATCTACGTGTCTCCAATTCTCTTCCAACACGCAGAGCCTCTGCTACTCCCCGAAGTGTTTTGTTTAAGACCGCAAGCCAAAAGATTGTGCAGACACACGGCAGTCAAGAAAAACTATTTAATTGCCTGTATGCACTGTTTTCTACCGTTCAACATCGGTACGGTTATTTACACTGTCGGCTCGTGTTGCCTCAATGCACTGTTTTCTACCGTTCAACATCGGTACGGTTATTTACACTGTCGGCTCGTGTTGCCTCAATAATTGCTACTCGCGTTCTTAATATAATATTAGCGATCAAACATTCACGCAAACCTGATCTTTCCTCATCACAAACCATTGACAGGAGCCTAATCGCCCTTCACAAACAAGCTTATGGAAGGCCCCGATTGCTTAAACATATTAGGAACAATTATTACATAGAATATTGAACAAGAAGTACTACCAAAGCTAGAAATTTGACCTCGTCTTTCATCACTGGAACATGATTTCTTCTGAAGCCGTGATGGGTTGATTCGTGCAGCTGAAGTTCCATGGACTGATGAGGTTATCAGTGAACTGAGCCTGAAAAACTTCAGGGCGTGGATGAAAactgttgctgctgctgctgctcttGAGATTGTTAAGAATCTCATTGAGGGCCTGTAGTCTGTTGCTCAGTTCCATCGCCTGAGCTCTCAGCACGGAATTCTCAGCCTCCACGCCAGATCTGCGCTGCGCGATGAGGTTCAGCACGGACAGCGCATGGCTGCTCTCCTTCCTCAACTGACTCACCTGCGCCATCAGATCATCCAACTGCTTCTGCTTGCGCATCCTCGATCGCCTAGCCGATTCGCGGTTCGATATCATCCTCTTCCGTTTCTTCTGATCCAGCAAAGCCTGCAAGTCCTCTTCCGAACCCGAGTTGTGCAATAGGCTGGATCCGGAAGAAGTTCCACTAGAAGAAGCCATCAGAACAAGCAGAGGAAAAATAAGTTGCTTTTGTCGACTAGAATTCGGTGAGGCTACAGCTTAGCTACTTAGTTGACGAAAATACGAAGAAGCCAATATCTTTGCGAAGATGGAAAAAAGGCTCCAGCTAACACTCACTTCTCAACACAAGAAATCGTGAAAAACATAGAACCAGTAGAGAAAAACTACAGAGAAGGATTGAGCAAGATGACTCATACGCAGAAGGGTGAACTTTATCACAAACCAGGACAGAAGGACTTCACTTAGGGTATGCTGCATGAATCAGAAACATTAAGAGGTAGAAATGTTGCATGTGATCAGTCCCCAAAATGGAATCAACACATAATTATACAGCAGCTTCGTTTCCCTGAAGATTTTGAACTCTAGAGCAGtggggaaaaaaaaatacaaacaagaAAGCCAATGAAGAATGAGAACAGCAGAATCTTAGGGAAGCTAGGCAAGGAGAAGGTGAAAAGGGAATTGAAGTTTAGAAGATGGTGGCATTTATAGAGAAAGATGGACCCTCCGGAAGTTGCTCTGATTTATTGCAAGGTAGGTGACATTTCACACAAGCAAACAATTCCAGCTGGTGGGATGAACTGACCTCTCAGTTACTCCCAACCGATCTCTGCTTTTCCTTGGATCCCACCACTGGTAACTCCACTGTGGATGTGCGTTTTATAAGCTGATTTGACTACTTTGCAGTAAGTGAGTTACGATATCTTTTCTTGCAAAAATGATCATACTTATACTGTAATTATATAAAAGACGGTAAATCATCTGATCAGCTTATAATCAATCGGTTCATTACAAACTGCAGAATCTATtactacaaaaaataaaataaagcatcTAAAGTAAACTAAGGCATGAATGCTATATTGTGACATCTGATAAACTAACTCAAGCATATATACCATTGATAAATGTATAGTTCCTACCCTTTTGGTGGAACACTGAAACTAAACTATGACACATAATGCTATTACACTATAGCACTTTGTATACTAAACTATGACACTTGCTACTAACTTTGCCGAGGCCACCAAAACCTTATAATTCAATCGAGAATTTACTATTGGCTTCCAACAATCATAAGATCAATCAACTAGTGGATACATTTGGGTAATACTTTTGGCATAAGATCGAActtccatgaaaacatctaaaatATTCCTCTAATACTGCTTAAGTATAAAAAAATATACCAAGTGACCTCAGATGGCTTATTGAAGATTTCCTTGACGTCGTTAATTACTTGTAATTTCACATAAGATACATCTCTATCTTGTAGGGTGATgtgtaattttttttccttttaattttagatCTATTCTTTGTCTTATTGTATAGATAAttgattgaaaattttgtttgtttAGTTGAGGTTTCATCCTAGAGTGAAAATCTTACTAACATTTGCATATGGACTaacatttgaatttattttgtatTTGTCAGAAAAATGTCCTTTCCTTTAACCCACAACATAATTAGCTTGCGCTTGAAAGTTTTTCAAGCTAAATCTTTTTCTCTATTATATAGCAGTTGAGTCTATTAGTACTACTGGACCATCTCATTCTAACCCACAACATATATAAAATTTCCATTTAAACATACTATAATATTAATTAAGCTTGCTTTTTTTAATTTGATCTTCAGATTGAATAGATCACTTATGTTTCTTGATGTTTTCAAAAGAtggtttcttattctttttttttttgtgaaaatattTGTGGTCTGTTATTTATCATGAGTACTATTGTAGACATGATATTGTTTCTCTTATTGTCCTTTGATGAATTATTGGCTTCGGTTAAATTGTTTGATTAATtgcaaatgttttttttttcatctttttagGGTCCCATGCAGTCTGGACCAGTAATTAGGTTCACTTAAATGGTCTGCATCTACAATGAATCATCATGTCTGATACGGTTGGTAATgaaggggcccaagaggaaaggattagagGAGTCAAAGGCCaggtggcggtcaaaagtcaagaggaggtggcagtcaatagtcatggcgacttggcggtcGAA from Zingiber officinale cultivar Zhangliang chromosome 5B, Zo_v1.1, whole genome shotgun sequence encodes the following:
- the LOC121984337 gene encoding bZIP transcription factor 44-like isoform X2, producing the protein MASSSGTSSGSSLLHNSGSEEDLQALLDQKKRKRMISNRESARRSRMRKQKQLDDLMAQVSQLRKESSHALSVLNLIAQRRSGVEAENSVLRAQAMELSNRLQALNEILNNLKSSSSSNSFHPRPEVFQAQFTDNLISPWNFSCTNQPITASEEIMFQ
- the LOC121984337 gene encoding bZIP transcription factor 44-like isoform X1, which produces MQHTLSEVLLSCGTSSGSSLLHNSGSEEDLQALLDQKKRKRMISNRESARRSRMRKQKQLDDLMAQVSQLRKESSHALSVLNLIAQRRSGVEAENSVLRAQAMELSNRLQALNEILNNLKSSSSSNSFHPRPEVFQAQFTDNLISPWNFSCTNQPITASEEIMFQ